The Salarias fasciatus chromosome 16, fSalaFa1.1, whole genome shotgun sequence sequence TTGAGACCtgggaataaaaaagaaacatgaagcaCTTCTAAGTACCAGATACCGTACATAATGTCAAAAAGacttattttaaaataatatttatgtTAAAACAAGACTTAAAGTTGGTTATTACACCACACTCAGCTCTGATGATAAAATGCTCAGTCTACACTGGCTAAATCTAAAGTTTTATCACCAAAACAAATTAATCAGTCTTCAGCGTCTGGCTGGATTTTTATTCGCACTCCTACATTATAACTCAAACTTCTCAACTTGTGGATTCATCACTTTCTTGTTTTCTAAAATTAGCTTCAGAGTGAAGACTTTCGTAGATCCTTCGATGAAAGACTTAATCAATAAATATGCAATGCAGATAAAATGTCCAGAGCCGGGATGAGGCGGAGGATCGAACCCTGAACTGTGAGGTTGAAAAACGACCTGGAACAGAAAACCTgaacttttctgtctttctttctttctccttcagtcCCAGGCTGAGGCTCATTACCGAGGCAGCCGCCACGCCAAGAAGCTCAAGTCACAGGAGAACAAGGCCAAGGCCAAGCCGCCAGCCGCCGCCGAGGCCAGCGAGAGCAgctttagccccgcccccaaccTCTCCAGCACCAATCAGCACGCAGGCGAGTTCAGGAGCCGACGACTCCGACCTGCACGTCCATCGTGCTTCATGTTCACGGACGTTTGCCTTCCTCTCTCCAGATCTCATCTCCAGCCTCACCGACTCGCCCGCTGCTTTCAAAGccttcctcctgccctcctcctcctcctcccccctctcctcctcctccccctcctccagcagggcaGGCAGTGAGCCTCCgccctccagccccccctctGCCCTCCCGGCTCCGGGCCTCtgcccatcctcctcctcctcctcctcctcctcatcttcctcttcatcgTTCAAAgcttcccctccccctcctcctcctcctcctcctccggctccacctgccacctcctcccctcagccccccgccccccaggcCTCCTCCCAGGATGCTCCTGTGTCGGCGGagtcggaggaggagaaggcgAAGAAGCTGCTGTACTGCTCTCTGTGCAAAGTGGCCGTCAACTCGCTGTCTCAGCTGGAGGCTCATAACGCAGGTGAGGCACGGAGAAAACCATCTGGCTCCAGTCTCCCCTCCGCCAGATGTTCACTGCAGTCACAGAAACGCCTCGAAATGAGCTGatatgcttctttttttgtcttcatttcacttttctgatccacactgaaaaaaaacctgtaattATTCAAACGTAACTTTCCAGACTGCAGAGAATCAAAGCAGGTAAAAACTACTCTGTTAAACTTCAGCCAAGGCAAGAAATGATCGCCAGTTCCTTTAGTTTGGACTGGAAAAttgtacatttattttcaaataagaCTCAACTCAGTTTTCATTTTCCCAAAATGTTCAACCTCAGATCAGGACTTTGTATTTTACTCTGCTTCatcaattttatttgttttgtgaatgtgaaaagaaattaaagtaTTTTAAATTTATACATCGTTCAAATGGAAAAATCCCTGAAAATGGAACCAATTGTTTAATTTACTGTTTAAAGAAATGGAGGAAGAGTTTAAAGGTCCTGTAAAGTTTCCTAACGGCTCCCTGCTTCCCCTGCTGGACCTCTCAGCTAACTACACCCAATGATGAGAGCCTAAACGCTGGAAAACACCCATTTATGAACAGAATGACCATGATGAGCTAAAAATAACAACTGAAgaggaaaatacatttttccaaAGCTAATTGtaaaaaatctgaactttgaaaGGGTTTGAAAATCAGATCAAATAATTATCCATATGTCGTCCAGGTTCGAAGCATAAAACGATGCTGGAGGCTCGCAGCGGCGCCGGGCCAATCAAAGCTTACCCCCGACCGGGAGCCAAAGTCAAGAACGGCAGCAACCCGGGGCTGAAGGGCTCCGGCCTGCAGAACAAGACGTTCCACTGCCAGATCTGCGACGTCCACGTCAACTCCGAGATCCAGCTGAAGCAGGTGTGCAGAGCCAGCTCCCAGCTTTAGGTCTTTATAGCTCAGCAGTCAGGCTCTTACATGTTGAATCACCTAAACTTCAAAATAAGCTCCTTTaaatgtacttatttatttGCTCTTTGATGATGTGGTGTgacttttttgttattattattgttgtgttACCAATAGTGACACATTTTCTAATTCACTCATTCTGTCAATTTATAGGTTTACAAGTGACATTTTCACCAACattctttttttgaaaaaaaaaaaaagtcttctttttcctgttttgaaaaatatatcaCGACATTTCAATCACCGTAAATCgttagttttgttgttttatgtcaGTGGGGTCAAACATATCAAcatggaatagaatagaatagaatagaatagagtagattagaatagaatagagtaGGGAGAGGAAAATTCTTTAATCCTTCAGTCattaaatatcaataaatatcATTATCATTCAGTAAAAGCCTGATTCGTCCTGGGATCTCcggtttctgctgctttgagcagcagcctcacagaCGGGACCGGAAagatcagtgatgctgcagcgAGCGTCTCTACCTCACTGCCCCGCAAACAGGCATCAGCATTAAAGCTGCACTGTTAAGatgaatttatatatataaaaccaaaagaaacagaaagcatgctgcaggctgcaggagtcACGTGCACAGAGAAGCTTTTGGCCACATTAGTCTGGAGATGAACATTGTTGTAATAGGATTTCAAATCTTTCTGCAGATTTGCAGAATGAAGCTCAAAGtaatttgatgcattttttggACGCAGTAAAACATGGGCTTAGATCTCTCTCTGTATTTTGTTAATGGAgccatgtttctttttctttttttattcatcatcTTCAGGTTATTAAATGTTATTAAGAGTCTTaaaaccagctgtgtgtgtttgattaaagtttaatttgaGTCTGCTGGGTGTTGCATACAGAATAATTCCTCCCATTAAGAGTTTATTATAGTAATTGTAGGACACCTGTTCTTCTCATCTAATCAGAGACTACTGACTTGAGATTTTGAATGCTTCGTGATGTTTTGGAAGGACCGGCGTTGAGTATTCAGCTATGACCATAGCGTGATTTTACATTACTGTCTGAGGCGTGTTTATTGTGAATGTAAGTCTCCTCCGCTCACTCTGACGGCTGCTCTTGTTGTGTTGCAGCACATTTCCAGCAGGAGGCACAAGGACCGAGTGGCTGGAAAACCCAGCAAACCCAAATACAGTCCGTACAACAAGCAGCAGCGCGGCTCCCTCACCGTAGGTGTTGCTTTGCTCCTCACTGAATCACATTCAACACTCATTTATTTAGAAGCTGGTGGTGTTACGATGCTCTCGGTAAAGCCAGCTGTGTGAactgtttcttcctcctcctctcctcagaaGGAGCTGGTAAAGCCTTCCCTCTCT is a genomic window containing:
- the znf385b gene encoding zinc finger protein 385B isoform X1: MKTPLSPSQLLDSGQIFAFGGVCRELMDTPTCTTISVQQTPSPGQSGSYSLCEVCNLQLTSAAQAQLHYNGRSHLRRVRQLQAGETGQQTAAGPQSRALPQATGLLSQPAGLTPTPGLSPGLRAPCSTTPGSSCGAAGGTLPGLIGATGPSVMMKPFLSFPVETTSPVGLFPNFNTMDPVQKAVINHTFGVTMIPKKKQVISCSVCQLRFNSDSQAEAHYRGSRHAKKLKSQENKAKAKPPAAAEASESSFSPAPNLSSTNQHADLISSLTDSPAAFKAFLLPSSSSSPLSSSSPSSSRAGSEPPPSSPPSALPAPGLCPSSSSSSSSSSSSSSFKASPPPPPPPPPPAPPATSSPQPPAPQASSQDAPVSAESEEEKAKKLLYCSLCKVAVNSLSQLEAHNAGSKHKTMLEARSGAGPIKAYPRPGAKVKNGSNPGLKGSGLQNKTFHCQICDVHVNSEIQLKQHISSRRHKDRVAGKPSKPKYSPYNKQQRGSLTKELVKPSLSPSFLSAPFAPPSPSISLPPSSLSSSPLLTPSSSPLAPAISLHPRPPASSSLFAASFLRPAPGPIRASQGSILFTPY
- the znf385b gene encoding zinc finger protein 385B isoform X2 encodes the protein MKTPLSPSQLLDSGQIFAFGGVCRELMDTPTCTTISVQQTPSPGQSGSYSLCEVCNLQLTSAAQAQLHYNGRSHLRRVRQLQAGETGQQTAAGPQSRALPQATGLLSQPAGLTPTPGLSPGLRAPCSTTPGSSCGAAGGTLPGLIGATGPSVMMKPFLSFPVETTSPVGLFPNFNTMDPVQKAVINHTFGVTMIPKKKQVISCSVCQLRFNSDSQAEAHYRGSRHAKKLKSQENKAKAKPPAAAEASESSFSPAPNLSSTNQHADLISSLTDSPAAFKAFLLPSSSSSPLSSSSPSSSRAGSEPPPSSPPSALPAPGLCPSSSSSSSSSSSSSSFKASPPPPPPPPPPAPPATSSPQPPAPQASSQDAPVSAESEEEKAKKLLYCSLCKVAVNSLSQLEAHNAGSKHKTMLEARSGAGPIKAYPRPGAKVKNGSNPGLKGSGLQNKTFHCQICDVHVNSEIQLKQHISSRRHKDRVAGKPSKPKYSPYNKQQRGSLTELVKPSLSPSFLSAPFAPPSPSISLPPSSLSSSPLLTPSSSPLAPAISLHPRPPASSSLFAASFLRPAPGPIRASQGSILFTPY